Proteins encoded by one window of Anomalospiza imberbis isolate Cuckoo-Finch-1a 21T00152 chromosome 20, ASM3175350v1, whole genome shotgun sequence:
- the LOC137485614 gene encoding glutamine-rich protein 2-like isoform X2, producing the protein MATSLDTLSLSQMLDLAIGAPQKGAINFAAMRKLLQAMLEHLDGQYLTSQEPWPGQLSGPSLADLATDVKKMKEEMEEYRKHMSKVLREEIGGVKAENSRISEEMKKLRETQTMAISQHQEEMEKFKAAQRHMAEKMKKVQMSRDEDMALIQGLREEMDRIKATQMCMEGDIKKMKESLALMKKLQEDLKKLRQDAARWKEESSKEISQQIEALRQETKQDLQKMREQQEMRNAMLEQLVTETADQLNEQDRELSQHMEAKILQIQRDYEKLSFASGILQKDSQQKQSAIEMLFQSLEKLQKEKANEQDVMAAMDMKADKAALGSKVDCSQFEENMEELDERMQELQSQISGQEQHWNKMQHQFSEAMEEKLDRLELKTFRKHLEDSWKRNMEELENRLMRENAAGIKKQLPVPFTCLSCDRMLAVQVPGQYPETLPYLQPLPPSKEPQHSQRRPVAHGSDPRVPQSSGDHQSSSFKLPPIQDCPRNKAFLQGLVALPSKVGMKKPRVTQLLGRGGRMPRGRNDQLPALIRTLDEPGPATSRDHRPGTAPRQPLQGTRAPPVSPAP; encoded by the exons aTGGCAACATCCCTGGACACACTCAGCCTCTCCCAGATGCTGGATCTTGCCATCGGGGCGCCCCAGAAGGGGGCCATTAACTTTGCAGCCATGCGAAAACTGCTGCAGGCCATGCTGGAGCACCTGGACGGGCAGTACCTGACCAGCCAGGAGCCGTGGCCGGGCCAGCTGAGTGGCCCCTCACTTGCTGATCTGGCCACTGACGTGAAAAAGAtgaaggaggagatggaagagTACAGGAAACACATGTCCAAG GTCCTTCGTGAGGAGATTGGTGGGGTAAAGGCAGAAAATTCCCGCATATCAGAGGAGATGAAGAAATTGCGGGAGACACAG ACCATGGCTATTTCCCAGCATCAAGAAGAGATGGAAAAGTTCAAGGCTGCCCAGCGTCATATggcagagaaaatgaagaaggTCCAGATGTCACGGGACGAG GACATGGCTCTCATCCAGGGTCTCCGTGAGGAGATGGACAGGATAAAGGCCACACAGATGTGCATGGAAGGAGACATAAAGAAGATGAAGGAGTCCCTTGCCTTA ATGAAGAAGCTGCAGGAGGACCTTAAAAAGCTGAGGCAGGACGCAGCCAGGTGGAAAGAAGAGAGCAGTAAGGAGATCTCTCAGCAAATTGA GGCTTTGAGGCAGGAGACAAAGCAGGATCTGCAGAAGAtgagagagcagcaggagatgaggaatgccatgctggagcagctggtgaCTGAGACAGCCGACCAGCTGAACGAGCAG GATCGGGAGCTGAGCCAGCACATGGAAGCCAAGATCCTGCAGATTCAAAGAGACTATGAGAAACTCAGCTTTGCCTCAGGGATCCTGCAGAAGGACTCTCAACAAAAGCAGAGCGCAATCGAG ATGCTGTTCCAGTCTctggagaagctgcagaaggagaaggCAAATGAGCAGGACGTGATGGCAGCAATGGACATG AAGGCGGACAAAGCTGCCTTGGGCAGCAAAGTTGACTGCAGCCAATTTGAAGAGAACATGGAGGAGCTGGATGAGAGGATGCAGGAGTTGCAGAGCCAGATTTCaggccaggagcagcactggaaTAAGATGCAGCATCAGTTCAGTGAGGCAATGGAAGAGAAG CTGGATCGCCTGGAGCTGAAGACTTTTCGAAAACACCTGGAGGACTCCTGGAAGAGGAACATGGAGGAGCTTGAGAACAGGCTGATGCGTGAAAACGCTGCTGGGATTAAGAA GCAGCTGCCAGTCCCTTTCACGTGCCTGTCCTGCGACCGCATGCTCGCCGTGCAGGTTCCTGGCCA gtACCCCGAGACACTCCCGTATTTGCAGCCGCTGCCCCCCAGCAAggagccacagcacagccaaag GAGACCGGTGGCCCATGGCAGTGACCCCCGTGTGCCACAGAGCTCTGGGGACCATCAGAGCAGCAGTTTCAAACTGCCCCCCATTCAGGATTGTCCCCGGAACAAGGCATTTCTGCAGGGACTCGTGGCTCTCCCCAGCAAGGTAGGGATGAAGAAG cccagagtgacccagctgctgggcaggggtGGGCGCATGCCGAGGGGCCGGAATGACCAGCTTCCTGCGCTGATCAGGACACTGGATGAGCCAG GCCCTGCCACCTCACGGGATCACCGGCCAGGCACTGCCCCCCGACAACCTCTCCAGGGCACCAGAGCTCCTCCAGTCTCTCCAGCCCCGTGA
- the LOC137485614 gene encoding glutamine-rich protein 2-like isoform X1 produces MATSLDTLSLSQMLDLAIGAPQKGAINFAAMRKLLQAMLEHLDGQYLTSQEPWPGQLSGPSLADLATDVKKMKEEMEEYRKHMSKVLREEIGGVKAENSRISEEMKKLRETQTMAISQHQEEMEKFKAAQRHMAEKMKKVQMSRDEDMALIQGLREEMDRIKATQMCMEGDIKKMKESLALMKKLQEDLKKLRQDAARWKEESSKEISQQIEALRQETKQDLQKMREQQEMRNAMLEQLVTETADQLNEQDRELSQHMEAKILQIQRDYEKLSFASGILQKDSQQKQSAIEMLFQSLEKLQKEKANEQDVMAAMDMKADKAALGSKVDCSQFEENMEELDERMQELQSQISGQEQHWNKMQHQFSEAMEEKLDRLELKTFRKHLEDSWKRNMEELENRLMRENAAGIKKQLPVPFTCLSCDRMLAVQVPGQNSLFVPCHTPVTPALPRYPETLPYLQPLPPSKEPQHSQRRPVAHGSDPRVPQSSGDHQSSSFKLPPIQDCPRNKAFLQGLVALPSKPRVTQLLGRGGRMPRGRNDQLPALIRTLDEPGPATSRDHRPGTAPRQPLQGTRAPPVSPAP; encoded by the exons aTGGCAACATCCCTGGACACACTCAGCCTCTCCCAGATGCTGGATCTTGCCATCGGGGCGCCCCAGAAGGGGGCCATTAACTTTGCAGCCATGCGAAAACTGCTGCAGGCCATGCTGGAGCACCTGGACGGGCAGTACCTGACCAGCCAGGAGCCGTGGCCGGGCCAGCTGAGTGGCCCCTCACTTGCTGATCTGGCCACTGACGTGAAAAAGAtgaaggaggagatggaagagTACAGGAAACACATGTCCAAG GTCCTTCGTGAGGAGATTGGTGGGGTAAAGGCAGAAAATTCCCGCATATCAGAGGAGATGAAGAAATTGCGGGAGACACAG ACCATGGCTATTTCCCAGCATCAAGAAGAGATGGAAAAGTTCAAGGCTGCCCAGCGTCATATggcagagaaaatgaagaaggTCCAGATGTCACGGGACGAG GACATGGCTCTCATCCAGGGTCTCCGTGAGGAGATGGACAGGATAAAGGCCACACAGATGTGCATGGAAGGAGACATAAAGAAGATGAAGGAGTCCCTTGCCTTA ATGAAGAAGCTGCAGGAGGACCTTAAAAAGCTGAGGCAGGACGCAGCCAGGTGGAAAGAAGAGAGCAGTAAGGAGATCTCTCAGCAAATTGA GGCTTTGAGGCAGGAGACAAAGCAGGATCTGCAGAAGAtgagagagcagcaggagatgaggaatgccatgctggagcagctggtgaCTGAGACAGCCGACCAGCTGAACGAGCAG GATCGGGAGCTGAGCCAGCACATGGAAGCCAAGATCCTGCAGATTCAAAGAGACTATGAGAAACTCAGCTTTGCCTCAGGGATCCTGCAGAAGGACTCTCAACAAAAGCAGAGCGCAATCGAG ATGCTGTTCCAGTCTctggagaagctgcagaaggagaaggCAAATGAGCAGGACGTGATGGCAGCAATGGACATG AAGGCGGACAAAGCTGCCTTGGGCAGCAAAGTTGACTGCAGCCAATTTGAAGAGAACATGGAGGAGCTGGATGAGAGGATGCAGGAGTTGCAGAGCCAGATTTCaggccaggagcagcactggaaTAAGATGCAGCATCAGTTCAGTGAGGCAATGGAAGAGAAG CTGGATCGCCTGGAGCTGAAGACTTTTCGAAAACACCTGGAGGACTCCTGGAAGAGGAACATGGAGGAGCTTGAGAACAGGCTGATGCGTGAAAACGCTGCTGGGATTAAGAA GCAGCTGCCAGTCCCTTTCACGTGCCTGTCCTGCGACCGCATGCTCGCCGTGCAGGTTCCTGGCCA GAACAGCTTGTTTGTCCCCTGTCACACACCTGTGactcctgccctccccaggtACCCCGAGACACTCCCGTATTTGCAGCCGCTGCCCCCCAGCAAggagccacagcacagccaaag GAGACCGGTGGCCCATGGCAGTGACCCCCGTGTGCCACAGAGCTCTGGGGACCATCAGAGCAGCAGTTTCAAACTGCCCCCCATTCAGGATTGTCCCCGGAACAAGGCATTTCTGCAGGGACTCGTGGCTCTCCCCAGCAAG cccagagtgacccagctgctgggcaggggtGGGCGCATGCCGAGGGGCCGGAATGACCAGCTTCCTGCGCTGATCAGGACACTGGATGAGCCAG GCCCTGCCACCTCACGGGATCACCGGCCAGGCACTGCCCCCCGACAACCTCTCCAGGGCACCAGAGCTCCTCCAGTCTCTCCAGCCCCGTGA
- the LOC137485614 gene encoding glutamine-rich protein 2-like isoform X4, with amino-acid sequence MATSLDTLSLSQMLDLAIGAPQKGAINFAAMRKLLQAMLEHLDGQYLTSQEPWPGQLSGPSLADLATDVKKMKEEMEEYRKHMSKVLREEIGGVKAENSRISEEMKKLRETQTMAISQHQEEMEKFKAAQRHMAEKMKKVQMSRDEDMALIQGLREEMDRIKATQMCMEGDIKKMKESLALMKKLQEDLKKLRQDAARWKEESSKEISQQIEALRQETKQDLQKMREQQEMRNAMLEQLVTETADQLNEQDRELSQHMEAKILQIQRDYEKLSFASGILQKDSQQKQSAIEMLFQSLEKLQKEKANEQDVMAAMDMKADKAALGSKVDCSQFEENMEELDERMQELQSQISGQEQHWNKMQHQFSEAMEEKLDRLELKTFRKHLEDSWKRNMEELENRLMRENAAGIKKQLPVPFTCLSCDRMLAVQVPGQ; translated from the exons aTGGCAACATCCCTGGACACACTCAGCCTCTCCCAGATGCTGGATCTTGCCATCGGGGCGCCCCAGAAGGGGGCCATTAACTTTGCAGCCATGCGAAAACTGCTGCAGGCCATGCTGGAGCACCTGGACGGGCAGTACCTGACCAGCCAGGAGCCGTGGCCGGGCCAGCTGAGTGGCCCCTCACTTGCTGATCTGGCCACTGACGTGAAAAAGAtgaaggaggagatggaagagTACAGGAAACACATGTCCAAG GTCCTTCGTGAGGAGATTGGTGGGGTAAAGGCAGAAAATTCCCGCATATCAGAGGAGATGAAGAAATTGCGGGAGACACAG ACCATGGCTATTTCCCAGCATCAAGAAGAGATGGAAAAGTTCAAGGCTGCCCAGCGTCATATggcagagaaaatgaagaaggTCCAGATGTCACGGGACGAG GACATGGCTCTCATCCAGGGTCTCCGTGAGGAGATGGACAGGATAAAGGCCACACAGATGTGCATGGAAGGAGACATAAAGAAGATGAAGGAGTCCCTTGCCTTA ATGAAGAAGCTGCAGGAGGACCTTAAAAAGCTGAGGCAGGACGCAGCCAGGTGGAAAGAAGAGAGCAGTAAGGAGATCTCTCAGCAAATTGA GGCTTTGAGGCAGGAGACAAAGCAGGATCTGCAGAAGAtgagagagcagcaggagatgaggaatgccatgctggagcagctggtgaCTGAGACAGCCGACCAGCTGAACGAGCAG GATCGGGAGCTGAGCCAGCACATGGAAGCCAAGATCCTGCAGATTCAAAGAGACTATGAGAAACTCAGCTTTGCCTCAGGGATCCTGCAGAAGGACTCTCAACAAAAGCAGAGCGCAATCGAG ATGCTGTTCCAGTCTctggagaagctgcagaaggagaaggCAAATGAGCAGGACGTGATGGCAGCAATGGACATG AAGGCGGACAAAGCTGCCTTGGGCAGCAAAGTTGACTGCAGCCAATTTGAAGAGAACATGGAGGAGCTGGATGAGAGGATGCAGGAGTTGCAGAGCCAGATTTCaggccaggagcagcactggaaTAAGATGCAGCATCAGTTCAGTGAGGCAATGGAAGAGAAG CTGGATCGCCTGGAGCTGAAGACTTTTCGAAAACACCTGGAGGACTCCTGGAAGAGGAACATGGAGGAGCTTGAGAACAGGCTGATGCGTGAAAACGCTGCTGGGATTAAGAA GCAGCTGCCAGTCCCTTTCACGTGCCTGTCCTGCGACCGCATGCTCGCCGTGCAGGTTCCTGGCCAGTGA
- the LOC137485614 gene encoding glutamine-rich protein 2-like isoform X3: MATSLDTLSLSQMLDLAIGAPQKGAINFAAMRKLLQAMLEHLDGQYLTSQEPWPGQLSGPSLADLATDVKKMKEEMEEYRKHMSKVLREEIGGVKAENSRISEEMKKLRETQTMAISQHQEEMEKFKAAQRHMAEKMKKVQMSRDEDMALIQGLREEMDRIKATQMCMEGDIKKMKESLALMKKLQEDLKKLRQDAARWKEESSKEISQQIEALRQETKQDLQKMREQQEMRNAMLEQLVTETADQLNEQDRELSQHMEAKILQIQRDYEKLSFASGILQKDSQQKQSAIEMLFQSLEKLQKEKANEQDVMAAMDMKADKAALGSKVDCSQFEENMEELDERMQELQSQISGQEQHWNKMQHQFSEAMEEKLDRLELKTFRKHLEDSWKRNMEELENRLMRENAAGIKKQLPVPFTCLSCDRMLAVQVPGQYPETLPYLQPLPPSKEPQHSQSPE, encoded by the exons aTGGCAACATCCCTGGACACACTCAGCCTCTCCCAGATGCTGGATCTTGCCATCGGGGCGCCCCAGAAGGGGGCCATTAACTTTGCAGCCATGCGAAAACTGCTGCAGGCCATGCTGGAGCACCTGGACGGGCAGTACCTGACCAGCCAGGAGCCGTGGCCGGGCCAGCTGAGTGGCCCCTCACTTGCTGATCTGGCCACTGACGTGAAAAAGAtgaaggaggagatggaagagTACAGGAAACACATGTCCAAG GTCCTTCGTGAGGAGATTGGTGGGGTAAAGGCAGAAAATTCCCGCATATCAGAGGAGATGAAGAAATTGCGGGAGACACAG ACCATGGCTATTTCCCAGCATCAAGAAGAGATGGAAAAGTTCAAGGCTGCCCAGCGTCATATggcagagaaaatgaagaaggTCCAGATGTCACGGGACGAG GACATGGCTCTCATCCAGGGTCTCCGTGAGGAGATGGACAGGATAAAGGCCACACAGATGTGCATGGAAGGAGACATAAAGAAGATGAAGGAGTCCCTTGCCTTA ATGAAGAAGCTGCAGGAGGACCTTAAAAAGCTGAGGCAGGACGCAGCCAGGTGGAAAGAAGAGAGCAGTAAGGAGATCTCTCAGCAAATTGA GGCTTTGAGGCAGGAGACAAAGCAGGATCTGCAGAAGAtgagagagcagcaggagatgaggaatgccatgctggagcagctggtgaCTGAGACAGCCGACCAGCTGAACGAGCAG GATCGGGAGCTGAGCCAGCACATGGAAGCCAAGATCCTGCAGATTCAAAGAGACTATGAGAAACTCAGCTTTGCCTCAGGGATCCTGCAGAAGGACTCTCAACAAAAGCAGAGCGCAATCGAG ATGCTGTTCCAGTCTctggagaagctgcagaaggagaaggCAAATGAGCAGGACGTGATGGCAGCAATGGACATG AAGGCGGACAAAGCTGCCTTGGGCAGCAAAGTTGACTGCAGCCAATTTGAAGAGAACATGGAGGAGCTGGATGAGAGGATGCAGGAGTTGCAGAGCCAGATTTCaggccaggagcagcactggaaTAAGATGCAGCATCAGTTCAGTGAGGCAATGGAAGAGAAG CTGGATCGCCTGGAGCTGAAGACTTTTCGAAAACACCTGGAGGACTCCTGGAAGAGGAACATGGAGGAGCTTGAGAACAGGCTGATGCGTGAAAACGCTGCTGGGATTAAGAA GCAGCTGCCAGTCCCTTTCACGTGCCTGTCCTGCGACCGCATGCTCGCCGTGCAGGTTCCTGGCCA gtACCCCGAGACACTCCCGTATTTGCAGCCGCTGCCCCCCAGCAAggagccacagcacagccaaag cccagagtga
- the LOC137485977 gene encoding glutamine-rich protein 2-like, whose translation MFFPSLKLEHDHERLRYMEATVIQMKGDCEKLSFVSGTLQKDSEQKQKAIEMLFQSLEKLQKEKANEQDVMAAMDMKVDKAALGSKVNCSQFDANMERLDERMQELQSQISGQEQHWNKMQQQLNVVVEEKLDRLELKTFSSQMDKVLNRNMEELENRLMRENAAGIKKQLPVPFTCLSCDRMLAVQVPGQYPETLPYLQPLPPSKEPQHSQRRPVAHGSDPRVPQSSGDHQSSSSTMQNIKASAHKTAQLQRLPNKVGMMKVWTQNVD comes from the exons atgttttttccttccctgaagCTGGAGCATGACCATGAGCGGCTGCGCTACATGGAGGCTACAGTTATACAGATGAAAGGAGACTGTGAGAAGCTCAGCTTTGTTTCTGGGACCCTGCAGAAAGACTCTgaacaaaagcagaaagcaataGAG ATGCTGTTCCAGTCTctggagaagctgcagaaggagaaggCAAATGAGCAGGACGTGATGGCAGCAATGGACATG AAGGTGGACAAAGCTGCTTTGGGCAGCAAAGTCAATTGCAGCCAGTTTGACGCAAATATGGAGCGCCTCGATGAGAGGATGCAGGAGTTGCAGAGCCAGATTTCAGGCCAGGAACAGCACTGGAATaagatgcagcagcagctcaatGTTGTGGTGGAAGAAAAG CTGGATCGCCTGGAGCTGAAGACTTTCAGCTCCCAGATGGACAAGGTCTTGAACAGGAACATGGAGGAGCTTGAGAACAGGCTGATGCGTGAAAACGCTGCTGGGATTAAGAA GCAGCTGCCAGTCCCTTTCACGTGCCTGTCCTGCGACCGCATGCTCGCCGTGCAGGTTCCTGGCCA gtACCCCGAGACACTCCCGTATTTGCAGCCGCTGCCCCCCAGCAAggagccacagcacagccaaag GAGGCCGGTGGCCCATGGCAGTGACCCCCGTGTGCCACAGAGCTCTGGGGAccatcagagcagcagctccacgaTGCAGAACATCAAGGCTTCCGCACATAAAACTGCACAGCTGCAGCGTCTCCCCAACAAGGTAGGGATGATGAAGGTGTGGACACAAAATGTTGACTGA
- the LOC137485511 gene encoding ribonuclease Y-like, with translation MALIQDLREEMDRIKATQMCMEGDIKKMKESLALMKKLQEDLKKLRQDAARWKEESSKEISQQIEALRQETKQDLQKMGEQQEMRYTTLEQLVTETAKKVDEQVRSWGSIPTTAGLVH, from the exons ATGGCTCTCATCCAGGATCTCCGTGAGGAGATGGACAGGATAAAGGCCACGCAGATGTGCATGGAAGGAGACATAAAGAAGATGAAGGAGTCCCTTGCCTTA ATGAAGAAGCTGCAGGAGGACCTTAAAAAGCTGAGGCAGGACGCAGCCAGGTGGAAAGAAGAGAGCAGTAAGGAGATCTCTCAGCAAATTGA GGCTTTGAGGCAGGAGACAAAGCAGGATCTGCAGAAgatgggagagcagcaggagatgaGGTATACCACGCTGGAGCAGCTGGTGACTGAGACAGCCAAGAAAGTGGACGAGCAGGTGAGGTCCTGGGGGAGCATTCCCACCACCGCTGGCTTGGTGCACTAG